A single window of Athene noctua chromosome 1, bAthNoc1.hap1.1, whole genome shotgun sequence DNA harbors:
- the LOC141955844 gene encoding uncharacterized protein LOC141955844, which yields MSSSLHHNVAPVSAGGREAQLSLRLRGSQRAGEQMDQEMDNVSKREGRGNKPNFWRRCCHALRRMEEWKLTVLIFISSLFLWGLFMVVLPCASNLLSVLTMGLLAACWPRSKAKGQGSSAEEKSCPRDGRKDPIGAPSVPWEAVEGATESQTAGRRKRHEGEGWESGVGGDAASARELPHGTGDVGRDGNVGAATSSELLRSQPSSSHSSDLEELATSLMESLGGTRVCRDLLGKLKEARDRGAPSASQDIRKEYATCLECRRCLTGSCPHRSEPLPERDLPTLAAILHSVDLLVHREELQLELGMGFELVLAGETVYVWQRTHRFPEIPPERCCKKCSAPLPRSLWASESSQAPSPVLSAPGAAQGQMRAAGQDAGAPPARDREAKGSAELQPAARGESPPPTVPVCTLADMAQTPSSAAPARVSSAVGLAQPSERHEGLGQRLSRKLKRLCHVCATLRDELESCFDCECFLKWMEGSSAPSGTARGDKALPGDHQFQAKALPANTVAEA from the exons ATGTCATCATCATTGCATCACAATGTGGCCCCTGTTTCAGCGGGTGGCAGGGAGGCTCAGCTGTCACTTCGACTGCGTGGGAGCCAGCGAGCAGGAGAGCAGATGGACCAGGAGATGGACAACGTCtcaaagagggagggaaggggcaaCAAGCCG AACTTCTGGAGGAGATGCTGCCACGCTCTGCGCCGGATGGAGGAGTGGAAGCTGACTGTCCTCATCTTCATCTCGAGCCTCTTCTTGTGGGGCCTCTTCATGGTGGTGCTGCCCTGTGCCTCCAATCTGTTATCTGTCCTCACCATGGGCCTCCTCGCAGCCTGCTGGCCCAGGAGCAAGGCCAAG GGACAggggagctctgcagaggagaagagctgtCCGAGAGACGGGAGGAAGGACCCGATAG GAGCCCCCTCCGTCCCCTGGGAAGCCGTGGAAGGGGCCACCGAGAGCCAGACGGCAGG ccggaggaagcgccacgaaggagaagggtgggaaagcgGCGTCGGCGGGGACGCGGCTTCTGCGAGGGAGCTCCCCCACGGGACGGGAGACGTGGGTCGAGATGGGAACGtcggtgctgccaccagctcggagctcctcaggagccagccctcctcctcccacagcagcgacctggaggagctggccacgtccctcatggagtccctgggcgggacccgagtctgccgcgacctcctgggaaaactgaaggaggcTCGGGATCGCGGCGCTCCAAGCGCTTCCCAAGACATCCGCAAGGAATACGCCACCTGCCTGGAGTGCCGGCGGTGCCTcaccggcagctgcccgcaccgcagcgagcccctgccagagcgggacctgcccacgctggccgccatcctccacagcgtggacctgctggtgcaccgggaggagctccagctggagctgggcatgggctttgagctggtcctggctggggaaaccgTCTACGTCTGGCAGAGAACCCATCGGTTCCCCGAAATCCCCCCGGAGCGATGCTGCAAGAAGTGCAGCGCGCCTCTGCCCAGGAGCCTTTGGGCCAGCGAGAGCTCTCAGGCGCCGTCCCCCGTCCTCAGCGCCCCgggagcagcacaggggcagatGAGAGCGGCCGGGCAGGACGCGGGGGCTCCTCCTGCGAGGGATAGGGAGGCCAAAGGCAGCGCGGAGCTGCAGCCGGCTGCACGGGGCGAGTCGCCCCCCCCCACAGTCCCTGTCTGCACCCTGGCCGACATGGCACAAACACCCTCCtctgcggccccggcccgggtGAGCAGCGCTGTGGGGTTGGCCCAGCCCTCGGAGAGGCACGAGGGCCTGGGGCAGCGGCTCAGCCGAAAGCTGAAGCGCCTCTGCCACGTCTGCGCCACACTGAGGGACGAACTGGAGTCTTGCTTCGACTGCGAGTGCTTCTTGAAGTGGATGGAAGGAAGTTCGGCACCCAGCGGCACCGCCCGTGGGGACAAGGCACTGCCCGGCGACCACCAGTTTCAGGCCAAAGCCCTCCCGGCCAACACGGTGGCAGAGGCGTAA